The following proteins are encoded in a genomic region of Peromyscus eremicus chromosome 14, PerEre_H2_v1, whole genome shotgun sequence:
- the Six6 gene encoding homeobox protein SIX6: MFQLPILNFSPQQVAGVCETLEESGDVERLGRFLWSLPVAPAACEALNKNESVLRARAIVAFHGGNYRELYHILENHKFTKESHAKLQALWLEAHYQEAEKLRGRPLGPVDKYRVRKKFPLPRTIWDGEQKTHCFKERTRHLLREWYLQDPYPNPSKKRELAQATGLTPTQVGNWFKNRRQRDRAAAAKNRLQQQVLSQGSGRVLRSEAEGTPEVLGVASSPAASLSSKAATSAISITSSDSECDI; this comes from the exons ATGTTCCAGCTGCCCATCTTGAATTTCAGCCCCCAGCAAGTGGCCGGGGTATGCGAGACCCTGGAGGAGAGCGGCGATGTGGAGCGCCTGGGTCGCTTCCTGTGGTCGCTGCCCGTGGCCCCGGCGGCCTGTGAGGCCCTCAACAAGAACGAGTCGGTGCTGCGCGCCAGAGCCATAGTGGCCTTCCACGGCGGCAACTACCGCGAGCTCTACCATATCCTGGAAAACCATAAGTTTACGAAGGAATCGCACGCCAAGCTGCAGGCGCTGTGGCTGGAGGCGCATTACCAGGAGGCGGAGAAGCTGCGTGGACGGCCCCTGGGGCCGGTAGACAAGTACCGGGTAAGGAAGAAGTTCCCGCTGCCGAGGACCATTTGGGATGGCGAACAGAAGACGCACTGCTTCAAGGAGCGCACGCGGCACCTGCTTCGAGAGTGGTACCTTCAGGACCCGTATCCCAACCCCAGCAAAAAGCGCGAGCTCGCCCAGGCGACTGGACTGACCCCCACGCAGGTGGGCAACTGGTTCAAAAACCGCCGACAAAGAGATCGGGCGGCGGCAGCCAAAAACAG ACTCCAGCAGCAGGTTCTGTCGCAGGGCTCCGGGCGGGTGCTACGTTCGGAGGCTGAGGGCACGCCAGAGGTGTTGGGCGTCGCCTCCAGCCCGGCTGCTAGTCTGTCCAGCAAGGCGGCCACTTCGGCCATCTCCATCACGTCCAGCGACAGCGAATGCGACATCTGA